From Mya arenaria isolate MELC-2E11 chromosome 12, ASM2691426v1, the proteins below share one genomic window:
- the LOC128210299 gene encoding ADP-ribosylation factor 4-like: MGNSFFKRIFSQKEVRIVFIGLDASGKTTTLYRLKLGEVVSTIPTMSFNLETISHNGVSITAWDVGGRGKDRPIFRHYYQNTDGLVFFVDCADKERFDESVDELQRYQELDELRNVPILVLANKQDLSEAITPTEVDMRISEIITPVDRKWAVFGVSAVHDLSGLNVALDWLTSAIVDSEAKHVVSSWTPEILKDDGKMEGKDKKEALLSNDKGNNVCGMVESLKKLVWRFT; this comes from the exons ATGGGGAACTCCTTCTTCAAGAGGATTTTCTCACAAAAGGAAGTTCGAATCGTGTTTATTGGACTGGACGCTAGTGGCAAAACTACGACGTTGTACCGCCTTAAATTGGGCGAGGTGGTATCCACGATACCCACCATGAGTTTTAACTTGGAGACAATATCACACAATGGAGTCAGTATCACTGCATGGGATGTAGGGGGAAGGGGCAAAGACCGACCCATCTTTAGGCACTATTACCAAAACACAGATGGCTTGGTATTCTTCGTCGACTGTGCGGATAAAGAAAG GTTTGACGAATCTGTGGATGAGCTTCAGAGATACCAGGAACTAGATGAGTTAAGAAACGTCCCAATTCTTGTTCTTGCCAACAAACAGGACCTATCAGAAGCTATCACTCCTACGGAGGTGGATATGAGAATCTCCGAGATTATTACGCCAGTTGACCGAAAATGGGCGGTATTCGGTGTAAGTGCTGTACATGACTTGTCCGGCCTGAATGTGGCGCTGGATTGGCTCACTTCCGCTATAGTTGACAGCGAGGCAAAACACGTGGTGTCATCATGGACACCTGAAATACTTAAAGACGATGGCAAAATGGAGGGTAAAGATAAGAAAGAAGCATTACTGTCAAATGATAAGGGCAATAACGTGTGTGGAATGGTGGAATCCTTAAAGAAACTTGTGTGGAGGTTTACTTAA
- the LOC128211904 gene encoding uncharacterized protein LOC128211904: MPDTDNYYRLVTFIINTCASVLRRLFLEQARICAGTSFTTVQAYLRTRQRDIDKLKMKKIISKKQYELLFPSAVPVDENNWDISLLSVLIKNLYPTVQSTVITDVLAIRDVRNNMQHIANTAHISYSDFDKNWKALRSACLRIALFTKGRVYEEEIEKEIEASLTNSMPNLGDSLRQWYTREFAESLYKRIDELSEEIRELRKDTSKASATLNAVITKRPSATAHGKPFKRIKATTPISERPFDEFRKFMTTEMTPNIQPHVDCTEIKNRISTRRIAVITGYGGSHYIHTTAHAIRELNLKEELCTLITDPSDWKHINPMELQLVLFKCPFGDSEPNEEKARVMFDVMDSIKQTLLDDKCNMFVVVLSQTEVMRAAIEIIGKSHDLLEDPVTCHKENTKLDPDIIGQGIRSSVTAKGPNNISNLLELTDAYKTRLMRIDHMSPAVIEAKKQMKSSKVVLLTGKNQHDLTQVGLSLATSYNYGLSQFLIVRKSEELVNVPIKNISLLMIENLAGKYDYEKQRVSSWLEILEMLLSVVVKKQLKIVLTLESEKLTRCILDFKKEHEVFSYLVEVNPAAIRYIKDDLPAQQTPLSIRYCRAMLQQEVKPVTLTFVTDLRLLQEEKDEEESNITGMTVVEDRFLVATDWKKKCLRCFDIDIGKQIHRYTMEVNPCSITTLPDSRVAVTQNDDIHF; this comes from the exons ATGCCTGACACGGACAACTATTATCGGTTGGTGACATTCATAATTAACACATGTGCTTCTGTGTTGCGGAGGTTGTTCCTTGAACAAGCAAGAATATGTGCCGGTACATCCTTTACAACAGTACAAGCGTATCTTCGGACAAGACAGAGAGACATTGACAAGTTGAAAATGAAGAAGATAATCTCAAAAAAGCAATATGAATTACTCTTTCCATCTGCTGTTCCGGTGGATGAAAACAACTGGGATATTTCGTTGCTCTCTGTTCTGATTAAGAACCTGTACCCAACTGTACAATCTACTGTCATTACTGACGTTCTAGCCATACGAGACGTTCGAAATAACATGCAGCACATTGCAAATACTGCACATATTAGTTATTCGGATTTCGATAAAAACTGGAAAGCATTGCGATCAGCGTGTCTCAGAATCGCTCTTTTTACCAAAGGCAGGGTATACGAAGaagaaattgaaaaagaaattgaaGCCAGTTTGACTAATAGTATGCCAAATCTTGGTGACTCCCTTCGCCAATGGTACACACGGGAATTTGCTGAGAGTCTTTACAAGCGTATTGACGAGCTTTCAGAGGAAATTAGAGAACTTCGAAAAGATACATCAAAGGCATCCGCAACTTTGAATGCAGTAATTACCAAACGCCCATCAGCGACTGCACACG GGAAACCATTTAAACGCATTAAGGCGACAACGCCTATATCGGAAAGACCATTTG atgAATTTCGGAAATTTATGACTACAGAAATGACACCAAATATTCAACCTCATGTGGATTGCACGGAAATCAAAAATAGAATTAGCACCCGTAGGATTGCAGTAATCACCGGTTATGGAGGGAGTCATTATATACACACAACGGCGCATGCAATTCGAGAACTGAATCTCAAAGAAGAACTATGCACTTTGATAACAGATCCTAGTGACTGGAAGCATATTAACCCGATGGAACTGCAGCTTGTCTTGTTCAAATGCCCATTCGGAGACTCTGAGCCTAACGAAGAAAAAGCTAGAGTGATGTTTGATGTCATGGATAGCATAAAACAAACGCTTCTGGATGACAAATGCAATATGTTTGTGGTTGTGTTATCACAGACTGAGGTCATGCGTGCAGCTATAGAAATTATTGGAAAAAGCCATGACCTACTTGAAGATCCAGTTACTTGTCACAAAGAGAACACAAAGCTTGACCCAGATATCATTGGTCAAG GTATTCGATCCAGTGTTACTGCTAAAGGaccaaacaacatttcaaatttgctgg AACTGACAGATGCATATAAAACGAGGTTAATGCGTATAGACCATATGTCCCCGGCTGTTATTGAAGCTAAGAAACAAATGAAATCTTCGAAAGTGGTACTGCTGACAGGCAAAAATCAGCATGATTTAACACAGGTTGGACTCTCCCTTGCAACATCCTACAATTACGGACTTAGCCAATTTCTCATTGTGCGAAAAAGTGAAGAACTTGTTAACGTAccaataaaaaacatatcattACTAATGATAGAAAACCTGGCGGGTAAATATGATTACGAAAAGCAAAGAGTGTCAAGTTGGCTTGAGATTCTCGAAATGCTGCTTTCTGTTGTAGTGAAAAAACAACTCAAAATTGTACTAACTTTAGAGAGTGAAAAATTAACAAGATGCATTTTGGACTTCAAGAAAGAACACGAGGTGTTCTCATACCTAGTAGAAGTAAATCCTGCGGCGATACGATACATCAAAGACGATCTACCAG CTCAGCAAACACCATTGAGTATTCGATATTGTCGTGCAATGCTGCAACAAGAAGTGaa ACCCGTCACATTGACATTTGTGACGGACCTTAGGCTGTTGCAAGAAGAGAAGGACGAGGAGGAAAGTAACATAACCGGGATGACCGTCGTTGAGGACAGATTCCTGGTGGCTACTGACTGGAAGAAAAAGTGTTTGCGATGTTTCGACATAGACATCGGTAAACAAATACACCGGTATACGATGGAAGTAAATCCATGTAGTATAACGACATTACCTGACAGTCGCGTGGCAGTTACACAGAACGatgatattcatttttga
- the LOC128211023 gene encoding uncharacterized protein LOC128211023 produces the protein MYCNPGLCSVVVLLLFAAPCSYAVKCYLCDGWVVSACNDGDAQNMSDGAVTVQSGCVGCLKNKTDNYVIRSCSLQVVAGECTDHDVSKTDILCYCEDHLCNRATMIVNCVTPFFLFLWVLCVKRLFVD, from the exons atgtattGCAACCCAGGTTTGTGTTCTGTTGTAGTACTTTTACTATTTGCAG CACCATGTTCCTATGCAGTAAAATGCTACTTATGTGATGGATGGGTGGTCAGCGCGTGTAACGATGGAGACGCACAGAATATGTCAGATGGTGCGGTCACCGTGCAATCTGGATGTGTAGGCTGCCTTAAAAACAAAACCGACAACT ATGTAATTCGGTCGTGTTCGTTACAAGTTGTAGCTGGTGAATGCACAGACCACGATGTTAGCAAGACAGATATTCTATGCTATTGCGAGGATCATCTCTGCAACAGAGCAACCATGATTGTGAATTGTGTTACTcccttttttctgtttttgtggGTGTTGTGTGTAAAGCGGTTGTTTGTTGATTAA